From the Musa acuminata AAA Group cultivar baxijiao chromosome BXJ3-1, Cavendish_Baxijiao_AAA, whole genome shotgun sequence genome, the window AATCATCTTTCCTGTGAGCTAGCAGATCATTTACGTGGATGTCCTAGCTTTGATCCTCCTCCGTCGCGACCCTATCTACTTGTTTTTTGCGTAATCCATGGCTTTTGGTATATTATCAAAACTTCTGAATTCTTAAGGGTTTAGAAGCTACTTGTGACCTTGGTTGCAACTTTCTCATGAACTTTATATGCTGCAAATTAAAGATATAAGCCGTAGCATTGTACACGAGTTTATCTTGTTGCTGATTTTGGATGGATACTCTTAAGCGCATGCAAGCGATGTTTTATATGTTCTTTGTAGCTATAAAAGTATTGGTGCATGATATATTTGAAAAGTTCCGTTTACAAACTTCTACATTAAATTTAGGCATTTGATTTGGTACTTTAATCGAATTAAGATGCTACGTTAAttggaaaaaagagaaagaaatactAAGTTGTTTCAGGGAATATCTACTGATGATTGATTTTGCTTGAAGCCTTCAGTGTCTTTGTTGAGTAAATGGCTTGGTGGGTCTGGACATGAATGGTTAACTAATGTTAGAGacctttttgtttctctttttcgAATAAAGATCATACTAGACATTTGATCATTGTCATTTTAGCTCATGAGACTGACAGAGGGGAACCATATTGCCGTTCAATCGACCGAGGATTTCAGCTCTCTCAATAGCACCCTGTAATGTGCCTAGTTGCGCCGGTAAAGACCAATACACATATGTGTATGTTGATGGTTGGTTGGTGCATGGCACTGTCTTTTTTCTTATTACTCTCAGGGCATTCTACTGATGGTAGCATAAATAATGACTGCCATGGAATGCATATGAACAAACGATGTTATCTTGGAATTCAGGTTATCTTTACATGACTCTTCCGACCTCTCATGAACAAATCGAACCATTGACAGTATTTTACATTTATGAGGAATTACACAAATTCCTACCTGGTTACAGAATTCTGTCATCCTGATTTTATCCTACAGTCACACCATGTAATTTTTGGCAACAAGATTACCTTTGCAGTGTTTCTAAATTGTCATTAGGCATGTAAAAATACTATAGCTTCATGTGGTGAGGGAATGTCTCCTGGATAAACTTGGTGTTTTGGAGATCCCAGCTGCAGTTGTTTTCCTGTTGGTCTGCAAGAAGTAAACAGCAGAGTGCTCCAACTGTCAGAAAATGTTCTTCTGCTCTTTGTTTTGGTTTGCAAAACATCACTTGGTAGAGAGGCTTTCTTCTCCAGTCAGGCTTTCCATATGGATCAAATTGGTGTATGATGTTATTGTTAGCTAGCTCTTAAAATGCTATACACTATGTGATTAATGTTTTGTCATGTCAAGATTACTGAATTAGGTGGTGTATTGGATGAAAAGCATTTGATAATGTAAAGGAAGGGACAAGATTAGGTTGGAACATGCTTTTTTGTATGTTGTTGCTGGAAGCCTTGAGGGTTGACATCTCAGAATCACCTACATAACCTATAGTTTGTTGGATTGTGATGATAAGGGGGAATGAGATACCAGTCTTATCTCTGGTAGTGACTGATCACTACCCTAAAAGCAGGTCTTCTTTTCTTGGTAGTGGAGGGGAGGGCTAAAGCTTTCCCTATCACAAAACCATGGTGATGTGAAGACCACGAagcatttctttttcctttttctttatcttCTCAAAGTACTTGTTAATGATGATGGTACCATACCATCAAATTCTTTCTGGTGGTAGAGTCGGTGTAACTATCGGTGGGGGTGCAGATGAACAGTTGGGTTCCTTTCATTGTGTGCTCGATGCAATCTACTTTCCGTATTCAAAGATCAGCAGTTTGTCTACGTGTTTGTCACTGACATGTACTTCGTCCCTGCATGTCCTCCGATCCTCCTCCCCTCGCACGATGAATGGGTGAACAATGAAAGCTATTTTGGGTGTATCGATTCATTTGATTGGGGGACTTGTGGTAACGTCATCTTATCAACATTTATGTCGAATATTTTCGATTAATCGAGTCTCGACACGTAGAATTCAGCTagttattaaattatattaaacaAAATATTCGATCTGTATTGTTGCATTCGATCTAATTGTTAGGAATTCGAATTGGAATCTCAGTTCGGTGATTGGGTTAAAAGATCGAACATTTCAAGTAGAGGTATTTATTTAACGGCCTTGAAGAGAACGAAGGGTTGAAGGCTGAGCCGTAGCACTCGCCTCCCTCCTCACCAACTCCCCATCACGTCCGAGGAGACATGAGTACAGAAACAGCGGGAGCCATTGCCgacctctctctccctccctccctccatctctctctctgtggGCGCAGGAAAGCCGCCGAGGTGGGGGAAGGAAGCGGCAAAAGTTGCGTCATGTAATAGGCGGGCCACGCTCTCCATCCTCTCCGCTGTAGCGCTCTCTTGTCAAGACTATTTTATTGCCCCTCAGTTCCActgtcttttctctctctctctctctcgcgacgAAGAGACGGGTGCATGCATGCTTGTTTGCTTGCATTGGGTGGCTGGGGAACACAGAGGACTGAGAGATCGATCATCGCAGCAGGGAAAGCAGGCGTGCAGAGCTGATGGGTTCTCTGCACCCGTGTCTGGGATCTGCTGAGTCGACTCGGTTTACCATGGCGACGGTGGATGAAGCCGATGATTGCCCCGTCGGCGACATGTCGTCTCCCGCCGTTCCACTCTGTCGCCGAACGCTTGCGATCGATAGATAGGATCAGGCGGAGGGGTGGGGTGGGGTTCGCCTGTGTCGCGGTCCAGACAGGAAACGGTTTTCCTGGCGCCCGAGATTCGGATTGACGTCACGGCTGTCTTCCTGATGAAAGGCTTGGCGTCGGATGAACGTGTTCCCTGTGTCGGCCGAGACATGTGAGCTCCACCGCGGCCTACGTACTCCACATGCAATCTAACCATGTAGGCCTGTCGGGTGATTATATCATCAACaggtgtcatatatatatatatatatatatatatatatatatatatatatatatatatatatatatatatatatggttttagCAAGAAAAaaacgaaagaaaagaaaaaaatattctcaAATTCGAGAAAATGTGCACATGACAGTGGTTGTGCTGTCACGTGACCATTGTCCAGACGACAAGTGAGGTCATTCGGGCAATAGTCAAAGTGTGTCCATTTTGATTGTCAAATATAGCGTAATACTCATCGAAAAGTCAAGAGCGATACAATATCGTAATTCTCAtaatttttctatgaaaatcGTAAGACATAAATCTTTACAAAAACTCAAAATTCATATTAATATTCAGTATAACTTAATCGGTTATCACGTAGAATATCAATAAATAACATGTACAACATATCCTACTTTCAAATACATACAAAGTTCAACAGATAACAATCGAACAAACATTGTGTTTCAACCATATGGAGTGTTTTACAAAGTGATGTTTGTGTAATTCAAATTGTATTCCAACAATTTCGATGAGGTGACGATGATAGTTTATTCGTGCGTTTGTTTGTTCACTAACtcgattttttaaatttttaaaaaattatataagattCAAAGATGAGGATCTTTTGAGTCGTAAAATTCTCGATTATATAAAATTAACTAAATCTGTGACATATGGTATCGCTAGACATGTTTTTCACTAAAATTTATTTGTAGCTAGAAATATAGTTTCATCACTACATGTATAAATATCGTTAAATTAAAAAGAGCTAAAAAAATAGTTTCATCGCTAAATCTATATATATTGTTAAATTAAAAAGAACGTAAATGATTCCTCAAATAGTACTTTGATTGATACCCTAAaattaggattaaaatgtaaaaattaggaaaAACCAAGTTGAATTCATATAAACTAATTTACAAAAAATATCATGTCCCTTCTATTGAGCTAAAAATCACAAATGGGTCGATTTAGGTTAAGGAAAGAGTTGATGGTAGCATGAGGAAAGGTTTGGGCCGAGACATCTCTCTTTGTCCCGGGCTGGTGCAAAATTGAACCCAATTAGATTCCACCAATTTCTTAATTATATGTTATAATTAAATGTGCTTTTAGTTTAACAATAATATAACTTAGTTGATGATGAAAATATAGAAACATTTCTCGATTCTACTATTAATGAAATATCTTAATTTAACTAATTTGtgaaagttttttattttttgtttaaaaaatttAGATCATTTTCTTGATTTGTGTGTGTCATCCTTACACCATATCATATCGATCTTGCTAATTTtctctttattattttaattttatttattatcttcaaaatgtcaaaaaaaatttattggagATTCCAAAATTTCTACAACTACTCCACACTAGAAATTGTTAAGAGTTTGAGAGGTCAATAacgattaattataatttttttgcctGAAACCAACCTTATTCTTTTTGTATCTTCATTTGTATTTTATTCCTTTTtccttatatgaatcttgataagAAATTTAtcatagttaacatgtaattaATTGTCACGTAAGATTCACGTTACCCTTCATACACTCATGTACAAAAATGGTATACTTcctttatttttattatgataaaaaagaTAAACATAAATTTCCTTAAGGAAGATAATCATaaacttctttttttccttttatgtcGAAAGAAGACAATTACAAACTATGTTTCAATCTTCCAAAAATATAAAAGTGTATCctaaataagaagaaaaacaCTCGTTTTCATTAATCTGAGTATCGAAGGGATTTAGTTGAGAAATCCTCCAACTTTGATATTCATGCAGGTGCacttcaaataatataataatttaaccTTGAGAGTTATCTCAAATCCATCTCGGATCCATCTTAGAACCATCTTGGATTCATCTCGGAGATCAGTCATGTTTTCCTATAACAAATCTGATGCTATGAGATCTATTTTCTGCTGACAATAAGGATCAAACCAGGGTTTGATGTTAACTAAAAATAAGAAAACCAAGAGTCTTATAGCAACTCAACCAATATCACCCTACATAAAAACATGCAATTTAGATAAGGTCTTACATTATGTCACATACATAAAGAACATACATAAAGATGATGACGAGTTCCATACATATTTGCGTAACATGAGGAAGACAACATCTGCAAGACACTGCAGGGATAACTACTGACTGTGATAGCAGAAAcatcacttcttcttcttctagcttGACTTGCTAAGCCTGCATGCAAACCTAAGCGAGGCGCAGATCGTAAGACCCGTAGGCAATCCCTTGCAGGTTTGGCTGGTTGGGCTGGACGCGGATAGCGTACATGTGAGACCCGCCGCCGGTGAGCACAAGCGTGCCGTCGTGGTTGCCGGGGTCGTCGTCGGCGAATCCACAAGCAGCCTGCTCGTCTTTCATCATCTCCTGTGTCCACCACACCATTCACATCCGTCAACGGATTCATCCGTCGCCGAAACCAAGCAAGGAAGACGAAGGAGAGGATGGCCACTCACCACTTCTTGCAGAAGGTTCCTGTGTGCTTCGTGGGCGCTCTTCAGCTGCATCCGAATCCAATGTTTGTGTTGCACATGCATTTATCATTCACACGTTACGACTCAGTCGCTGGAATCGAATGCTCGATGGCATGCAAACATAGTGTTCTTCCGATAGAAATATGCTAGTGAGTGATTCGATGTGCTTTATTTAGTGTACGCATGTATAATGTAACCTTGTGCAAATTTCTTGTACATTTatcttctttatatatatatatatatatatatctatgtaagtTCTTATGAATAATGGATAAGAAAGCAATCACATAAAACCATATGGTTCTTTACACACCTTCTTCTTGTAGGTGTCTGTCTGAGTTGCGATCAAGTGATACTGCCATCCAATTCGAAGCCAAGATTAGATTCCTGTTTTTCGAAGACAAGATTTGCAAAAAGAAGCTAGCATTTCACAAGATTTATTAGCTAAGATAGTTGACACCTTCACAAATTTTTGGTCAGGATTTAAGTTGATTATTTCTAAAGATGTTGATGTTCTTATCTGCCTTCATCAAATGTTACTTGTCTTATTCGAAACATTTTACTCAGGTAATGAATCTAAAAGAACAGCAGATGGCAACAATGATCGGCATGTAGAATGAGGACAGCCTTGTCGATCACCCTTAATCTTTATGATCGAAAGGAGAAAACCCTAACAAGTGCAAGAGAGGTCGCATACCTTTCTATCACGCACAACTTTCAAAGCTTCATCCAGATTTTGCTCAAGACCGCGCAGTTCCTTCATGTCCAGTCCATCCAAGCCTTCGCCCATCCTTTGCCTTCCGATCATACAAAAGCATCAATACCCTTAACCGCAGAAGCCAACATATAGACTCTCCTCTGTCAAAAACCCTAACCTTATGTCTCTGCGGAGGTTCCTGTTGATCTCCTTCAGATGGCTGAGATGATTTTGCATTTTCTACGAACGGAAGAAGTAGTCGTCAAAGGCGTGGCCAAGACAGATTTAAGAGGAAGGAAGCTTTGAGAGAAAGGATCGAGATTTCCTGCCTCATACTGCGTACTCCACAGGTTGATCCCGGTAACTTGCTGGTAGCGATCGTACATCTTCTTGGTACTGTGTCATCAACAACGCCGCCACTGTGTCATAAAGGGAGAAGAAACGGAAGGGGTTGCATGCTCTACTACCAAGGGTTGGAGGCGTACTCGGCGGTCGGGCTGCAGTACTCGGAGAACTTGCCGGTGCTGGAGAACATGATGATGGACACTTCTGCGTCGCACAGCACGGTCAGCTCCTTGGCCTTTTTCATGATCCCCGTTCTCCTCTTTGAATACGTCACTTGCCTGTTGGTTGGGTTCTCGATCTTCTTGATCTCTATCTTCCCCCTCCCCATCTCTCTTCCGAGCtccctcctctctttctctctctctctctctctctgtgtctctcGCTATCACGGTAGCACTTGTTCTATctcctcttccttccttcctctctGCCTTTAACCACGAAGACGGGAGGAGAAAGAGCTCAAGAGGGGGAGACTGTAAAGCTGTTGCGGGTGAATGTTGTGGTGCAAGAGGAAAGCGAGAGTGCTGTTGCCATTTGCGAGAGGGAGTGAAAAGATGGAGTTGCTGTGTGTGGGTTGGTCTTTCCCAAACAGTGAAAGGTTTGTAGGTGTCCATTCAATTGCGATTGCTCCACAGGTAAAGGATCAGTCACCTTTCGCATGTCACCGCTTCTGCTTGCCTCCGACATGTATCTGCTGTGttcttgtatgtatgtatgtatgtatttgatCCTAAGAACAAGGGAATGAGCCACGACTTAGAAGCTACTGGCGATCACCGGTTGTCATCCACCAAATCTTGCGCAAGGAAGCTAATTACTTGGCTGCTGGCACTCGTGATGGAGACAGGACGGTGTGGCCCGCCTCATGGCGCAGATCAGGAACCCATGCTTCGCAGCTCGctccctttctctttcttttcctgaTCGGAGACAAGAGTTCCAACCCTTGGAAAAGTCAGAGAAAGCAGCGTTAAATCTGTGCCGAGGAGACGGGCAAAAGGCCCGGAGGCCGAAGTGGGGTTCTGCCTCCCCATGCTTGGTGTGACGATGTTGGCACACGCAACGCCGTCCGCTGCTGAGAGATCTCGAGCACCACAGACTAAGTGGCTCGAAAGATGGCTGTGACTCTTACCTATTTCCGCTCTTTGGAATCCTCAGCTATCATTCATGACCAAAGACATAATACAAAGATCACCAGAAAAAGTCAAACGTAAAAAGGATGTAGAACAGCGCATGCTTCGAAATCCACCGATCTTGGTGCTTATAAATGTTGGCTTGGTCCATCTGATCCAAGCAGCAGCTGCCTGCATCAACTCTGTATTAAATGGGCTCTCCAGTTCTGCCTATGAAATGAAGAGGTGACAGCAGCAGTAGTGCAGGGAAGTTCGTATGTCACGACTTGGATTTCCCATCGTCGATGCAATAACATGTGTGACCAGCTTACCTCGCTCTCATAGCAACCTTTGCAGACAGTAGAAGTATATATATGTGAGATCATTAGCGTTGTGAATCTGCAGGGAAGACTATACATGAATTGTCGAATATGTACAAGATTCTGAGAAAACCAGTACTCTTTTCGTTCTTGTGCTTCACTTTCCGTCACGAACCCAACTGTGGCTATCGACAACTCAAGAACAACAACACAGAGGAAAACTAGTAAATATCAACTGGATAAAAGACCTTGTTTGATTTGTATCAAACTATTACATAAGCCGTGGGTATTCATAAGCTGCAACCACGAGCCACATCATGCTCGAGACCACGAAAGCTTCCATCCATGCCGCGTGCGGAGAATTGGGAAACATCACCGGCAGCAACATGGCGACCATCCCAACCATCCACAGCACGTACGTCCCGAAGAGGCACGAGACGACCTCCGACGATGCCGCCTTGCCGGCGTCGATGATGCTGAATGAGGACGACGCCATGATCAGGAAACCGAGCCAGCCGAGAAGCCTGCGGCCTCCGTCGGGGTAGAGACGTGGCCGTAGATGAACACCGAATGGCGCAGCTTCGTCCATCAACCCCTCCCTGAGCCCGCTACACCACAGAGGAGGAAGTCTTGGAGATAGAGACGATGATCCAGGCATGCAGATTTGTGCGACGTATACACGGATCCGACAAGGGTATATATGGCAGCACGGCACCGAACGGGAAACTTGCATGAAGCTTCCTTTCCGACCAAGGAAACCACTTATTCTAAGGTCTCTGTCAACGATATATACAACCTTAGTAATTCATCCAACGTTCTTGCGGCGTCACCGTAAATTACCAAGAAAGAGAGCCGAAAGCTTGTtcacatcacacacacacacacacacacaattatatatatatatatatatatatatatatatatatatatatatatatatatatatatatataattgtctcgccagattatttaagatattaaaaattaattttcaaaacGTATAGGGAGATTGATTTTGTATTTATTTTCAGTGTTACATCGGATATTATTCATTCTTTTAGCTATTTACAAGAACAAACCTATTACCACAGTATAATCTATATATAAGAGTAggcataatattattatttgcatatttatttatatgttgtGACCCAAAAGAAGGCAAAGGTGATGGTAATAGGTTTGCATCAAGCATGATTTGTGCTTGACTTGGTCCAACTGAACCTACCTAATCCTCGGATTCAGATTGTTTTATTACGGCATGGACTTCGACTCATCCTGTTTTCAGCCGATTCCACCAATCCAATCGCATCATTGAGTTTAGTTGATCGCTTTCTATAATAACTCGATTCGAGTTAGAATCGATAAAATTTTAGCATCCATTATAAACTCAATTAACCTTTTGTATTTGTCTTTTGGGATATAAAGTGTGTTCgagaacatatttaaaatatatattaagagaCCGATACATATTTTAGATTTGACAATGTTTATTTCGAATAGGAATTGATATTTGATAAATCTTTATCAAATGATACCATATTGCAAATGCTCAAATACTAATATTCCCTTAGCATAACAACATTTCAATTTTTTTGAAATGATAATGAAACttcttaaaaattttaaagtatCTTATGGCATCCTATAATCATAAAATTGTCATTGTATAATCAAAACTCTAATCCTCATTTCCTCTCAAAACTCTTTCTCTAACGAGTCTAATCTCAATAATAAAACCAACTTTAGTATCTAATGAGCGATGTATTTTTGATATAATAACattatttaataaaatacaaACATAATTTATATCTTCTATaaagttaaattttattttatttatttttcaaattattttacattcatttatattattatttttagttattttatatatgatccatacacatatttatttttatttaaaataaaaatatttatttttgaataattattaaaaaggtTAGAATAATACATTTGTTACATAACATTTAataaacttttaaaatataattttatcaaataacaCTTACATCAATACATATTTcctatgttaggaacgagttggcactaacaaACAGGGGGGTGAATGAGTGCAGcgaataaaaacatcggttttgtaAAATCTTCGTTTGTCGAAAACTGATAtcggaaagtgtttaactttaaagcgTTTGGAAGAATGTAATGaacaaataaagtaagtaaatcagtttgcaagaattaaaagcagaacaagaatgcaaaccgatttatagtggttcggtcgtcgtgacttacatccactctactgattcctcttccgtcaaggtcaCCGACATTCAttgacgatcttctttcaacgggtgaagatcaactacccttttacaatcctcttctcattttcacaagtttaggaaacAACCTTTATACCCCCTTCACTTATCTCTAAAactctaacacttagagcttttagaggagttcgcacaagattacagtagcgttttctttctttttcactctctattcttgtgtgagttaaccagggatgagaggggtatttataggccttaatttgattcaaacttagagcctaaaaatatctcatcctgggttttccgggtataggcggtactatcgcttgcaacattgacactgggcggtaccactgtctgatagtctctcagagattgtgtttgggcagtaccaccgcctaacataatctcggagactatgctacAACGGtgccacatgttgggtcactatttgggtcttttcacttgggcccaattgacccctaattgagttggtctaattacattctaaaccaactcaattaaactctaaactatctagacataatcaattacaaTCGAATTctttgttgttcggcatgtcattggttcttccgacgtttcgtccgatcttTCGACGCATCGttatctccttcggcgtattgcgcaATCAGCATGTTGTtttctcgcaacatctgatctccttggcgcaatgtccaatcttcttggcccgatgcccgaattcatggaccgaagccttATGCTGACACGTTGActaatcctccgactcgacgtccaatcttctgacatgtttgctctaacccaacgtctgattcctcctgcttttatTGATTTGCCTTTCTGATTGAAGctaatcctacgtcactcaaatgcacattagataaatactatcaattggtttcatcatcaaaatctgagattcaataatctcccccttttttacgatgacaaccaattgacgacggagtttaaataaactcctggaatttaaacaaactccccctatcaatatgccatattgatagaaactttgaaatcatagtatttcgacattgcatgcaacatgagtattgaaataaccaattgaaataatcaatttatcacatcattgcatgcatcgtaaaATCATGTATATTCAAAATATTCAATACATCATTCGATGCATGATCATcaatataacttctccccctttatcatcaataaaaaggagaagtataacttgtaagtgtttagacataattttaaattattaaattataaatataatcttaatttttatcatcatgcaagcaagtaattttctttcttctcttttgagaagtgtaatttttgcttccttaacaaagtgcaagctagcaaaattatatatcattttacatgtaagctagcaaaaattttgagttttgcaagtttgtaaattatcctagatgtgcaagttaacatgttttgctttttgagatgtgcaagatagcacttcttggcgatgttcaagatagcaagtactacatcatgcaagctagtggatttatatcattttaaagtatgcaagctagtaattttacatatatgaaagttagcaaaattttacatcttttgagatgtgcaagatagactatttttgtatcttcttgaaatgtgtaacgtagcaaacattgcttctcttaagaattgcaatatagcacttcttgcttctcttttgtaattattTCTCCCCgtttatcattggcaaaaagagaagaataacaatacaataatgcaattcatttccctttactataatcttcaaatcataacaaggataaataacaaagatgaaaaatcaagtcatgaatgttaaaaaaaaatttcatcatgaatatttcatccatacatcattatcataagttgaagtattgcatacatcctcattcataattacatcaatattccaagtaTTATTTCAATCTTAAAAAATgatagatcaagtctaaaattcgagaaatcaatatcatgatatgaaaaatgtataagaagaatttatgtatttaaGAGCTCTAACatatctaagtttatcattcaagctagcaaatttggttctcttaaGATGCTAACTATTTTTTTTCccgttttatcattgtaaacaagaaagaagaagagaagaacataatggtgtaaatgtttaactcatcacaaaaatacaaaggtatcatatgaaaatcatgatatgaaaaatattaatatcaaatcatgaatgccataagacattatttatttcaacaaatctctcccttttttttataaatgacaaaaagaaacataggagattaaatgatataatatcttgattcatgtataagaaatatcaagttataaatctcaaaaaattaaaataaagctcattcaaattcaaattatcaaatcatcaaaattactttcaagagattcaaaataatataaacaactttatcaatctcttagtgaaaaaaaaatcgataagatagagaaaaagaaattttcaagaaaaatatttttctttttttaattgtttcaattcatgtgattaatttaatagaagcatgcctttttcatttatgccaaataaaaatatgcatcaacgtttaaaagcaaaaaaaaaatttcattacagtaaagatcgataatccataaatcataaaaatcatcatgcataattttaaaatataaaaccattaaacatgatttcaaatcatcattatgtatcattaaatcatcaagtacgatttcattaattataaaatatttttaaataaaataaaaaaataatatgaaaatcattaagatacacattaatgcttattaaaaacatacataggatttatcttaagcattagatttaagtctaatattttattcctttatcataaagcatataattttcatgatcattttctaaactaatttaagaacaacccatgaaatgcatcatgtaatttcgaaataaagcaaaggagttttgattatctcatcgtcgatagtcattaaggcgtagtttgtcactttTTGCtcaaggcataaaatagagcatttatagctctagcattcaaagaaaatgttTGTCACTttcgaaaactgttttcaataatattccataaatttaaatccatagaaagcaataaaactctcatttgagtttttcaataagtgtagtccgtctcattgaacatgggaggacgaacgatggaaaagccctcttgaaagccgaaaagagttatttctcttgggtgttaaatcaaatgagaaaaatcatgactctaataccaactgttaggaacgagtcggcaccaaGAGTggtgggtgggtgaattagtgcagcggataaaaacatcagtttTATAAA encodes:
- the LOC103994199 gene encoding MADS-box transcription factor 16-like produces the protein MGRGKIEIKKIENPTNRQVTYSKRRTGIMKKAKELTVLCDAEVSIIMFSSTGKFSEYCSPTADTKKMYDRYQQVTGINLWSTQYEKMQNHLSHLKEINRNLRRDIRQRMGEGLDGLDMKELRGLEQNLDEALKVVRDRKYHLIATQTDTYKKKLKSAHEAHRNLLQEVEMMKDEQAACGFADDDPGNHDGTLVLTGGGSHMYAIRVQPNQPNLQGIAYGSYDLRLA